In Maledivibacter sp., a single window of DNA contains:
- a CDS encoding ATP-dependent DNA helicase, with protein sequence MCNKQEIKISVRNLVEFVLRSGDLDTSFRSMSRAVEGIKAHQKVQGSQDENYEAEVTLKHSFEYKDFIFSIEGRADGIIKEDLEDNVEINDFMVNNSDLYSICIDEIKSTTRPLEMIDENYNEVHWAQAKCYAYIYALQNELTNIDVQLTYFHLETEIVKSIRKSFSFKSIEEFFYDIIDKYIVWASFTSEWSILRNNSVNELVFPFEGYRTGQRQLAVSVYRTIRDGNKLFAQAPTGIGKTISTLFPAVKAFSEGHTSKIFYLTAKTIARQVAKEAFMKMREKGLRFKTLTLTAKDKICFKDESRCDPEYCEYAKGHFDRVNDGLLDILRNEDELSRGIIEEYSKKHNICPFEFSLDLALWADTVICDFNYVFDPRVYLKRFFEFGNNDYTFLVDEAHNLVDRAREMFSATLYKRPFLDLKRIFKDKEPKIAKALDKLNSYMLEMKKLCGDELFYIQYEMPDDISYLLNNLMSVSEEFLATKQGKEGHRELLDLFFEALSFTRILEFYDDRYVTYVEQDNKDVKLKIFCLDPSYLLSQAVKRGKTAIFFSATLSPIEYFKDILGGHDEDTTLKLSSPFDKRNLLLMIGGKVSTRYRDRDNSYGIIADYIEKVSKERGNYMAFFPSYRYMHDVYEVFKEKYPKYNTIIQRNTMTEEEREEYLSSFNHNPRQTLVSFAVMGGVFSEGIDLKGDRLRGAIIVGVGLPQICLEKNIIRDYFNEKNDKGFNYSYMYPGMNKVLQAAGRVIRTEKDKGVILLIDDRFIYSSYRMIFPREWSHNITVSSPQQVESRITSFWKKNK encoded by the coding sequence ATGTGCAATAAGCAGGAGATAAAAATATCAGTTAGAAACTTAGTGGAGTTTGTTCTGCGTTCGGGAGATTTAGATACTAGTTTTAGAAGTATGTCTAGAGCTGTGGAAGGAATAAAGGCCCACCAAAAAGTACAGGGGTCTCAAGATGAAAACTATGAAGCCGAAGTTACTTTAAAGCATAGTTTTGAATATAAAGATTTTATATTTTCAATTGAAGGCAGAGCCGATGGGATCATAAAGGAAGACCTAGAAGATAATGTAGAAATTAATGATTTCATGGTAAATAATTCAGATTTATATTCAATTTGTATAGATGAAATAAAATCTACTACTAGACCTCTAGAAATGATAGACGAAAACTACAATGAAGTTCATTGGGCCCAAGCAAAATGTTATGCATATATATATGCCCTACAAAATGAACTCACAAACATAGATGTCCAGTTAACATATTTTCATTTAGAAACGGAAATTGTTAAAAGTATTAGGAAAAGCTTTAGCTTTAAAAGCATAGAAGAATTTTTTTATGATATCATAGATAAATATATAGTTTGGGCAAGCTTTACATCTGAGTGGAGCATTCTACGTAATAATTCAGTCAATGAGCTAGTATTTCCCTTTGAAGGTTATAGAACTGGACAAAGACAGCTTGCAGTTTCAGTATATAGGACTATTAGAGATGGAAATAAATTATTTGCTCAAGCCCCAACAGGAATAGGAAAAACCATTTCTACTCTTTTTCCCGCTGTAAAAGCCTTTAGTGAAGGACATACTTCTAAGATATTTTATCTCACGGCTAAAACTATAGCTAGACAGGTTGCTAAGGAAGCCTTCATGAAAATGAGGGAAAAGGGTTTAAGATTTAAGACACTAACCTTAACTGCCAAGGATAAGATATGTTTTAAGGATGAGTCGAGATGTGACCCAGAATATTGTGAATATGCAAAGGGGCATTTTGATAGAGTTAATGATGGACTGTTGGATATTCTTAGAAATGAAGACGAATTGTCTAGGGGGATAATTGAGGAATATTCAAAAAAGCATAATATTTGTCCATTTGAGTTTTCCCTAGATTTAGCACTATGGGCGGATACGGTCATATGTGACTTTAATTATGTTTTTGATCCCAGAGTGTATCTTAAAAGATTTTTTGAATTTGGCAATAATGACTATACGTTTTTGGTAGATGAAGCCCATAATTTAGTAGATAGAGCGAGGGAGATGTTTTCGGCAACCCTCTACAAAAGACCATTCTTAGATTTAAAAAGGATTTTTAAAGATAAAGAGCCTAAAATAGCAAAGGCCTTAGATAAGCTCAATTCATATATGCTTGAAATGAAAAAACTTTGTGGAGATGAACTTTTTTATATACAATATGAAATGCCCGATGATATATCATATTTATTAAACAATTTGATGTCAGTAAGTGAAGAGTTTTTGGCTACAAAACAAGGAAAAGAAGGGCATAGGGAACTTCTAGATTTATTTTTTGAGGCCTTAAGCTTCACAAGGATTTTAGAATTTTATGATGATAGATATGTAACCTATGTGGAGCAAGATAATAAAGATGTAAAGCTTAAAATATTTTGCCTTGATCCATCGTATCTATTAAGTCAAGCAGTTAAAAGAGGCAAAACGGCCATATTTTTTTCTGCTACATTATCGCCTATAGAATATTTTAAAGACATTTTAGGAGGCCATGACGAGGATACCACATTGAAGCTGTCCTCTCCCTTTGACAAGAGAAATTTATTGCTTATGATAGGTGGCAAGGTATCAACAAGATATAGGGACAGGGATAATAGCTACGGCATAATTGCAGATTACATAGAAAAAGTATCAAAGGAAAGGGGAAACTATATGGCCTTTTTTCCTTCATATAGATACATGCATGATGTCTATGAAGTATTTAAAGAAAAGTATCCTAAATACAATACTATTATCCAAAGGAATACCATGACAGAGGAAGAAAGGGAAGAATATCTAAGTAGTTTTAATCACAATCCAAGGCAAACACTTGTAAGCTTTGCTGTAATGGGTGGTGTTTTTTCAGAGGGAATAGACCTCAAAGGGGATAGACTGAGGGGAGCAATAATAGTGGGAGTAGGATTGCCACAAATATGTTTAGAAAAAAATATAATAAGAGATTACTTTAATGAAAAAAATGATAAGGGATTTAATTATTCCTATATGTACCCTGGTATGAATAAAGTTCTACAGGCCGCAGGACGAGTTATACGTACTGAAAAGGATAAAGGAGTTATTTTGCTGATAGACGATCGTTTTATCTATAGTTCCTATAGAATGATTTTTCCAAGAGAGTGGAGTCATAATATAACCGTTTCATCACCGCAACAAGTAGAATCTCGCATCACTTCATTTTGGAAAAAGAATAAGTAG